In one window of Rhizobium oryzihabitans DNA:
- a CDS encoding IS1380-like element ISPme1 family transposase — translation MDHLEGAGLARGDRVDFDRRVRLEFRGAQISSDGGLLVMRELDDVLGLSNLASEALRDSRTGKNTLHRLDGLFRQSVFGRLAGYEDVNDADRLALDPVMRQVVGGRAVEAQAASASQMGRFETETLALAANRAALADLNGQWIDRFHDRNGLKYIVLDMDSSVSPTHGDQEGAAWNGHFDCTCYHPIFLFNQFGMLERCALRNGNVHSADGWRDVLDPVIARYAGRDLGGRFFRADAAYAIPAIYMRLEEARFFYAIRLPANAVLREKIAHRLTRPVGRPSLTKVKRFFEDFEYQAASWDKPRRVIAKIEWHPGELFPKVGFIVTNLPMEPDWVVRFYNQRGTAEQHIKEGKYAFRWTRLSCRKFRHNEVRLQLHALAYNLATFLRCIELPEAMADWSLTSLQLKLIKIGARVVRHARAITFQLAEVAVTGPMVRAVLAAIRRLRTPPSCA, via the coding sequence ATGGATCACCTGGAGGGTGCGGGCTTGGCGCGGGGAGATCGGGTTGATTTCGACCGCCGTGTGCGTCTGGAGTTCCGTGGTGCGCAGATCAGTTCAGACGGTGGCCTGCTGGTGATGCGCGAGCTTGATGACGTGCTCGGCCTGTCCAATCTGGCGTCGGAGGCGCTGCGAGACAGCCGCACCGGGAAGAACACGCTCCATCGGCTTGACGGATTGTTCCGGCAATCGGTGTTCGGACGACTGGCCGGATACGAGGATGTGAACGATGCCGACCGCTTGGCCCTCGATCCCGTGATGCGTCAGGTCGTTGGCGGCAGGGCCGTCGAGGCGCAAGCTGCTTCGGCATCGCAGATGGGACGGTTCGAGACCGAGACGCTGGCTCTGGCCGCGAACCGGGCGGCGCTGGCCGATCTGAACGGCCAATGGATCGACCGGTTTCATGACCGCAACGGGTTGAAATACATCGTGCTGGACATGGACAGCTCGGTCAGCCCCACCCACGGCGATCAGGAAGGTGCTGCCTGGAACGGGCATTTCGACTGCACCTGCTATCACCCCATCTTCTTGTTCAACCAGTTTGGCATGCTGGAGCGCTGCGCCCTGCGTAACGGCAATGTCCACAGCGCCGATGGCTGGCGGGATGTCCTTGATCCCGTCATTGCCCGATATGCTGGCCGCGACCTTGGTGGACGCTTCTTCCGGGCCGACGCTGCCTACGCGATCCCCGCGATCTATATGCGGCTGGAAGAAGCCAGGTTCTTCTACGCCATCCGTCTGCCCGCCAACGCCGTCTTGCGCGAGAAGATCGCGCATCGGCTGACACGGCCCGTGGGACGGCCTTCGCTGACCAAGGTCAAACGGTTCTTCGAGGACTTCGAGTATCAGGCGGCGTCCTGGGACAAGCCGCGCCGCGTCATCGCCAAGATCGAATGGCATCCGGGCGAGCTGTTCCCCAAAGTCGGCTTCATCGTCACCAACCTGCCGATGGAGCCAGACTGGGTGGTGAGGTTCTACAACCAGCGCGGCACCGCAGAGCAGCACATCAAGGAAGGCAAATATGCCTTTCGCTGGACGCGGCTGTCATGCCGGAAGTTCCGGCACAACGAGGTGCGGCTGCAACTGCACGCGCTGGCCTACAACCTGGCAACCTTCCTGCGCTGCATCGAACTGCCCGAGGCCATGGCGGACTGGTCGTTGACCAGCCTGCAACTCAAGCTGATCAAGATCGGCGCCCGCGTCGTCCGCCACGCCCGCGCCATTACCTTCCAGTTGGCCGAGGTCGCCGTCACCGGCCCGATGGTGCGGGCCGTCCTTGCCGCCATCCGCCGTCTTCGAACGCCTCCGTCATGCGCATGA
- a CDS encoding ABC transporter ATP-binding protein yields the protein MTAEPILSVRDATRHYRSGDSIVKALDGVSLDINAGELVAILGPSGSGKSTLLLIAGLLEPPTEGEVRIRGALVSKAGEELDRLRDFRRRNIGFVFQKANLIPFLTASENVALAMEIDDVPARDARRHAERLLAGLGLGHRIGNRPSRLSGGEQQRVAIARALANDPTLILADEPTAALDGVRGRQVIELFRQIADTRGAGIVVVTHDPRSLDLFDRTIELTDGRVVGERAGPDRLQVL from the coding sequence GTGACGGCCGAGCCGATCCTGTCGGTGCGCGATGCCACCCGGCATTACCGCAGCGGCGACAGCATCGTCAAGGCGCTCGACGGGGTCTCGCTGGATATCAATGCCGGCGAGCTGGTTGCGATCCTCGGACCGAGCGGATCGGGAAAAAGCACGCTGCTTCTGATCGCCGGCCTGCTGGAGCCGCCAACCGAAGGCGAGGTGAGAATTCGCGGCGCCCTCGTTTCGAAGGCAGGAGAAGAGCTCGACAGGCTGCGCGACTTCCGACGACGTAATATCGGTTTCGTGTTTCAAAAGGCCAACCTCATTCCCTTCCTGACGGCTTCGGAAAATGTGGCGCTGGCAATGGAAATCGATGACGTGCCTGCCCGCGATGCCCGCCGCCACGCCGAGCGGCTGCTGGCAGGGCTCGGTCTCGGACATCGCATCGGCAATCGCCCATCGCGGCTTTCCGGCGGCGAACAGCAACGCGTGGCGATTGCCCGCGCTCTCGCCAACGATCCCACCCTCATCCTGGCGGACGAGCCGACCGCAGCGCTCGACGGTGTTCGCGGGCGTCAGGTGATCGAACTCTTCCGTCAGATTGCCGACACGAGGGGAGCCGGGATCGTGGTTGTGACACATGATCCCCGGTCGCTCGATCTCTTTGACCGGACGATCGAGCTGACCGATGGTCGCGTCGTCGGCGAACGAGCGGGGCCGGACCGCCTGCAGGTTCTCTGA
- a CDS encoding ABC transporter permease — protein MRASITGLDFPKDRGEWVELQRGRYLTAGHFEAIADESIGLSLEDRVRLGQDDYLIVGLTRGMVDASGDGLMFVTVNDAMAIAKRRTSEEVLLARNAAGRTGAADASESSVPQDSKIAAVLVSLDKGANEDRVRADVLAWGDANILSRADQRDLLLNQRLWRLRLQILAFTGVLLVVMAIVISLIIYMLTMEKLHQIAMLKLIGARNSVIVAMIAQQSFLIGAGALVLGLAMSKLVFPFFPRRVVIDPWDFAGLALAVGAVCAFASLLGIWRALKVRAQEVLS, from the coding sequence TTGCGCGCCTCCATCACCGGCCTCGATTTTCCAAAGGATCGAGGAGAGTGGGTTGAGCTGCAGCGAGGACGGTATCTGACTGCCGGGCACTTCGAGGCGATCGCCGACGAAAGTATCGGGCTCTCGCTGGAGGACCGGGTGCGCCTGGGTCAGGATGACTACCTGATCGTCGGTCTGACGCGCGGCATGGTCGACGCCAGCGGCGATGGACTGATGTTCGTTACCGTCAACGACGCGATGGCGATCGCAAAGCGGCGCACCAGCGAAGAGGTCTTGCTGGCGCGCAACGCGGCGGGCAGGACGGGAGCTGCGGATGCCTCCGAAAGTTCCGTGCCGCAGGACAGCAAGATCGCCGCCGTTCTCGTCAGCCTCGACAAGGGGGCGAACGAGGATCGGGTCCGAGCCGATGTCCTTGCATGGGGCGATGCCAACATCCTGTCGCGTGCGGACCAGCGGGACCTTTTGCTGAACCAGCGCCTCTGGCGCCTCAGACTGCAGATTCTGGCTTTTACCGGCGTCCTGCTGGTGGTGATGGCGATCGTCATCTCCCTCATCATCTATATGCTGACGATGGAAAAGCTTCATCAGATCGCCATGCTGAAGCTCATCGGTGCGCGAAACAGCGTCATCGTCGCGATGATCGCCCAGCAGTCCTTCCTGATCGGCGCTGGTGCGCTTGTTCTCGGATTGGCGATGTCGAAACTGGTTTTCCCGTTCTTTCCGCGAAGGGTTGTCATCGATCCATGGGATTTCGCGGGTCTTGCGCTCGCCGTAGGAGCCGTTTGCGCCTTTGCGAGCCTGCTCGGGATCTGGAGGGCGCTGAAAGTCAGGGCGCAGGAGGTGCTGTCGTGA
- a CDS encoding efflux RND transporter periplasmic adaptor subunit, producing the protein MRVDRNDQVSQGDVIAEIVTDDLKSELGASLASVDAARKAVDLANADREHAEAVLANAQQNFDRKKRLLEKTIASQESYDTAVATLRQAEADLKRSRAAIEQAKAQETSAAATAEAQGVKLAEGTIRAPFDGVVVSRDHYVGDTITPGAEIVRLVDPASVILSARFDESAIYRLSPDQKAVIRFNGAGKGHSVTATVLRVSRQVDTETREFSVDMHPGTLPPNWALGQRAMTTIEVGTRKGVLAVPVGAIERRQGKSGVWIIESGRAYWIVVTLGDTGGPFVEVVHGLQPDDVILSEPRDAYYGMKIAEGGTRR; encoded by the coding sequence ATGCGGGTCGATCGCAACGACCAGGTCAGCCAGGGGGATGTCATTGCCGAGATCGTCACCGACGATCTGAAGAGTGAGCTTGGCGCATCGCTGGCCTCGGTCGACGCCGCCCGCAAGGCCGTCGATCTGGCCAACGCCGACCGTGAGCACGCCGAAGCGGTACTCGCCAATGCCCAGCAGAATTTCGATCGCAAGAAAAGGCTACTCGAAAAAACCATCGCAAGCCAGGAATCCTATGATACCGCGGTGGCCACGCTCCGGCAGGCCGAAGCCGATCTCAAGCGGTCACGGGCGGCGATAGAGCAGGCCAAGGCTCAGGAAACCTCGGCCGCCGCGACTGCGGAGGCCCAGGGGGTTAAACTCGCTGAAGGAACCATTCGCGCACCCTTCGACGGCGTTGTCGTCTCACGCGATCACTATGTCGGCGACACGATCACACCCGGCGCCGAGATTGTCCGGCTCGTTGATCCGGCTTCGGTCATCCTGTCGGCGCGCTTCGACGAGAGCGCGATTTACCGCCTTTCGCCAGACCAAAAGGCCGTCATCCGGTTCAACGGCGCCGGCAAGGGACATTCGGTGACGGCGACCGTGCTGCGCGTCAGCCGGCAAGTCGACACCGAAACGCGCGAATTTTCCGTCGATATGCACCCTGGAACACTGCCGCCAAACTGGGCCTTGGGTCAGCGTGCGATGACGACGATCGAAGTCGGCACCAGGAAAGGTGTCCTTGCCGTGCCGGTCGGCGCGATCGAAAGGCGACAGGGAAAATCGGGCGTCTGGATCATCGAGAGCGGTCGGGCCTACTGGATCGTGGTGACGCTCGGAGACACCGGCGGGCCGTTCGTGGAGGTCGTGCATGGACTTCAACCGGACGATGTCATTCTGAGCGAGCCGCGCGATGCCTATTACGGCATGAAGATAGCCGAAGGTGGAACAAGGCGATGA